Proteins encoded together in one Helicobacter pylori window:
- a CDS encoding DUF262 domain-containing protein translates to MMAKVEVELKKLYQILVDAEYFYQVPDYQRPYVWDKDHLGALIDDLVGSYTNNREDEYFCGSIVIAENPKDKRWDVVDGQQRLTSFIILACTILRLYKHRLGQKSKDFIEGSIYDKYDKEKERLKFLTAQNYNSIFENTVLNNLEFEDNIKKSELDKKFEENTYLRNAYYFRELLNESMENGSISDMDGFITWFYEHIALTRIICFEQDSAMQIFQVLNDRGQPLSPIDILKSSLMQEIKQDSEKRKDFITTWDKLVEACKSIEGIDIDLEDFFNMYLEYADPSSSKKRADKGLKKVFKDSKKDACEFIYGISEFMKSYTDLLKKQDRYIYLLRYLPSRYWASILTTALYVKYPDFDALKRLLVSYYYQTWIAGGTITRIKQTSINIIKNVKSNKDIETIQELILDNIESYNTFNQYHYNLWDSYSVYPSKWLHPVLALANYFMADEEKPHFIVMDAETQVEHILPQKPKRGSQWNADFDKEKREKWVNNIANLTLLKRKKNAKALNGDFDEKRKIYGGKDPSKVISCYDITKELYSDYRKWDEKSLQKRHDFLYEIITPVLHIEGQEEEYKEEEDDFDLE, encoded by the coding sequence ATGATGGCAAAAGTAGAAGTAGAGTTAAAAAAACTCTATCAAATTTTAGTGGATGCTGAATATTTTTATCAGGTTCCCGATTACCAACGCCCTTATGTGTGGGATAAAGATCATTTAGGGGCTTTGATTGATGATCTGGTGGGCAGCTATACCAACAATAGAGAAGATGAGTATTTTTGCGGCTCTATTGTGATCGCTGAAAATCCAAAAGATAAAAGATGGGATGTTGTGGATGGCCAACAGCGATTAACGAGTTTTATCATTCTGGCTTGCACGATTTTAAGGCTTTATAAACACAGGTTAGGGCAAAAATCTAAAGATTTTATTGAAGGGAGTATTTATGATAAATACGATAAAGAAAAAGAGCGTCTGAAGTTCTTAACCGCTCAAAATTACAACAGTATTTTTGAAAACACGGTGTTAAACAATTTAGAGTTTGAAGACAACATTAAAAAGAGCGAATTGGATAAGAAATTTGAAGAAAACACTTATTTGCGTAACGCTTATTATTTTAGAGAGCTATTGAATGAGAGCATGGAAAATGGTTCCATAAGCGATATGGATGGTTTTATCACGTGGTTTTATGAACACATTGCTTTGACTAGGATCATTTGTTTTGAGCAAGACAGCGCGATGCAAATCTTTCAAGTGTTAAACGACAGAGGCCAACCCTTAAGCCCTATTGATATTTTAAAATCCAGTTTGATGCAAGAAATCAAACAAGATAGTGAAAAGCGTAAGGATTTTATAACCACTTGGGACAAATTGGTTGAAGCTTGCAAGAGCATTGAAGGCATAGATATTGATTTGGAAGACTTTTTTAACATGTATTTAGAATACGCTGATCCTAGTTCTTCTAAAAAGAGAGCCGATAAGGGATTAAAAAAGGTGTTCAAAGACAGCAAAAAAGACGCTTGCGAGTTTATTTATGGCATTAGCGAGTTCATGAAGTCTTATACCGATTTGTTAAAAAAACAAGACCGATACATTTACTTATTAAGATACCTTCCCTCCAGATATTGGGCCAGTATTTTAACGACAGCCCTTTATGTCAAATACCCTGATTTTGACGCTTTGAAAAGGCTTTTGGTGTCTTATTATTATCAAACTTGGATTGCAGGAGGCACGATCACGCGCATCAAGCAAACGAGTATCAACATTATCAAAAATGTTAAAAGCAATAAAGACATTGAAACCATTCAAGAGCTTATACTGGATAATATAGAATCTTATAACACCTTTAACCAATACCACTATAACTTATGGGATAGTTATTCTGTTTATCCTAGCAAATGGTTACACCCTGTCTTAGCCCTAGCTAACTATTTCATGGCAGATGAAGAGAAACCCCATTTTATCGTTATGGATGCCGAAACCCAAGTGGAGCATATTTTGCCCCAAAAACCCAAAAGAGGCAGTCAATGGAACGCGGATTTTGACAAAGAAAAAAGAGAAAAATGGGTAAATAATATCGCAAATCTAACCCTTTTAAAGCGTAAAAAGAACGCAAAAGCCTTAAATGGGGATTTTGATGAAAAAAGAAAAATTTATGGTGGCAAAGACCCAAGCAAAGTGATTAGCTGTTATGACATCACTAAAGAATTGTATAGCGACTATAGGAAGTGGGACGAGAAGTCTCTCCAAAAGCGACACGACTTTTTGTATGAAATTATCACGCCTGTTTTACACATAGAGGGGCAAGAAGAGGAATATAAAGAGGAAGAAGATGATTTTGATCTAGAATGA
- a CDS encoding IS607 family transposase: MYSPAKFASMIGKSVRTLQRWDLEGVFVAHRNQKNRRFYTHDQYLEYLGIKASEDKAKIVVYARVSSANQKQDLQNQIEALEKFCLANGYAVSEWCNEIGSGLNYKRKIFNRILEEIEMGKISKLVIAHKDRFVRFGFEYFESFAQTHGCEIIIMNQISLSPEAEMTQDLLSIIHCFSSRLYGLRKYNKEIKEHLKNQE; encoded by the coding sequence GTGTATTCGCCTGCTAAGTTTGCTAGTATGATAGGTAAATCTGTTAGGACTTTACAACGATGGGATTTAGAGGGTGTTTTTGTCGCTCATCGTAATCAAAAAAATAGGCGTTTTTACACGCATGATCAATACTTAGAATATCTAGGTATTAAAGCTAGTGAAGATAAAGCAAAGATAGTGGTTTATGCTAGAGTGTCTAGCGCTAATCAAAAACAAGATTTGCAAAATCAAATTGAAGCCTTAGAAAAATTTTGTCTTGCCAATGGCTATGCGGTGAGTGAATGGTGTAATGAGATAGGGAGTGGGTTAAACTATAAGAGAAAGATTTTTAACCGAATTTTGGAAGAAATTGAAATGGGAAAAATCTCTAAATTGGTTATCGCTCATAAAGATAGGTTTGTGCGTTTTGGTTTTGAATATTTTGAAAGCTTTGCTCAAACTCATGGCTGTGAAATTATTATAATGAATCAGATCTCTTTAAGCCCTGAAGCTGAGATGACACAAGATTTATTGAGCATTATCCATTGTTTTAGTTCTAGGCTTTATGGCTTAAGAAAATACAACAAAGAAATTAAAGAACATCTTAAAAATCAAGAATGA